A part of Lutra lutra chromosome 2, mLutLut1.2, whole genome shotgun sequence genomic DNA contains:
- the GUCY1B1 gene encoding guanylate cyclase soluble subunit beta-1 isoform X2, translating to MFGKMFFVFCQESGYDTILRVLGSNVREFLQNLDALHDHLATIYPGMRAPSFRCTDAEKGKGLILHYYSEREGLQDIVIGIIKTVAQQIHGTEIDMKVIQQRNEECDHTQFLIEEKESKEEDFYEDLDRFEENGTQESRISPYTFCKAFPFHIIFDRDLVVTQCGNAIYRVLPQLQPGNCSLLSVFSLVRPHIDISFHGILSHINTVFVLRSKEGLLDVEKLECEDELTGTEISCLRLKGQMIYLPEADSILFLCSPSVMNLDDLTRRGLYLSDIPLHDATRDLVLLGEQFREEYKLTQELEILTDRLQLTLRALEDEKKKTDTLLYSVLPPSVANELRHKRPVPAKRYDNVTILFSGIVGFNAFCSKHASGEGAMKIVNLLNDLYTRFDTLTDSRKNPFVYKVETVGDKYMTVSGLPEPCIHHARSICHLALDMMEIAGQVQVDGESVQITIGIHTGEVVTGVIGQRMPRYCLFGNTVNLTSRTETTGEKGKINVSEYTYRCLMTPENSDPQFHLEHRGPVSMKGKKEPMQVWFLSRKNTGTEETTRDED from the exons ATGTTCGGGAagatgttttttgtcttttgtcaaGAGTCTGGTTATGATACAATCTTGCGTGTCCTGGGATCTAATGTCAGAGAATTTCTACAG AACCTTGATGCTCTGCATGACCATCTCGCTACTATCTACCCAGGTATGCGTGCCCCTTCCTTTAGGTGCACCGATGCAGAAAAGGGCAAAGGACTCATTCTGCACTACTACTCAGAGAGAGAAGGTCTTCAGGATATTGTCATCGGAATCATCAAAACAGTAGCTCAGCAGATACATGGCACCGAAATAGACATGAAG GTTATtcagcaaagaaatgaagaatgtgaTCATACTCAgtttttaattgaagaaaaagAGTCAAAAGAAGAAGACTTCTATGAAGATCTTGATAGATTTGAAGAAAATGGTACCCAGGAATCACGCATCAGCCCCTATACCTTCTGCAAAGCTTTTCCTTTTCACATAATATTTGACCGGGACCTAGTGGTTACTCAGTGTGGCAATGCCATCTACAGAGTGCTTCCGCAG CTCCAGCCTGGGAACTGCAGCCTgttgtctgtcttctctctcgTTCGTCCTCATATTGACATTAGTTTCCATGGGATCCTTTCACACATCAATACGGTTTTCGTGCTGAGAAGTAAG GAAGGATTGTTGGATGTCGAGAAATTAGAATGTGAGGATGAGCTGACTGGGACTGAGATAAGCTGCTTACGTCTTAAGGGTCAAATGATCTACTTACCTGAAGCAGATAGCATACTTTTTCTGTGTTCACCAAg TGTGATGAATCTGGATGATCTGACACGGAGAGGTCTGTATCTGAGTGACATCCCTCTGCATGACGCCACGCGCGACCTCGTTCTTTTGGGAGAACAATTTAGGGAGGAATACAAACTGACCCAGGAACTGGAAATCCTCACAGACCGGCTACAGCTCACATTAAGAGCCttggaagatgaaaagaaaaagacagacac GTTGCTATATTCTGTCCTCCCTCCGTCTGTTGCCAATGAGCTGAGACACAAGCGTCCGGTGCCTGCCAAAAGATATGACAATGTGACCATCCTCTTCAGCGGCATTGTGGGCTTCAATGCTTTCTGTAGCAAGCACGCATCTGGAGAAGGGGCCATGAAGATTGTTAACCTCCTTAATGACCTCTACACCAGATTTGACACATTGACTGACTCTCGGAAAAATCCATTTGTTTATAAG GTCGAAACAGTTGGTGACAAGTATATGACCGTGAGTGGTTTACCAGAGCCATGCATCCACCATGCACGGTCCATCTGCCACCTGGCCTTGGACATGATGGAAATTGCTGGTCAGGTTCAAGTGGATGGTGAATCTGTTCAG ATAACAATAGGGATACACACGGGAGAGGTTGTTACCGGTGTGATAGGACAGAGGATGCCGCGGTACTGCCTTTTTGGAAACACCGTTAACCTCACAAGCAGAACAGAAACCACTGgcgaaaaaggaaaaataaatgtgtctgAATATACCTACAG ATGTCTTATGACACCTGAAAACTCAGATCCACAGTTCCATTTGGAGCACCGAGGCCCCGTGTCCATGAAGGGCAAAAAAGAGCCAATGCAAGTTTGGtttctttccagaaaaaataCGGGAACAGAG GAAACAACGCGGGATGAGGACTGA
- the GUCY1B1 gene encoding guanylate cyclase soluble subunit beta-1 isoform X1: MYGFVNHALELLVIRNYGPEVWEDIKKEAQLDEEGQFLVRIIYDDSKTYDLVAAASKVLNLNAGEILQMFGKMFFVFCQESGYDTILRVLGSNVREFLQNLDALHDHLATIYPGMRAPSFRCTDAEKGKGLILHYYSEREGLQDIVIGIIKTVAQQIHGTEIDMKVIQQRNEECDHTQFLIEEKESKEEDFYEDLDRFEENGTQESRISPYTFCKAFPFHIIFDRDLVVTQCGNAIYRVLPQLQPGNCSLLSVFSLVRPHIDISFHGILSHINTVFVLRSKEGLLDVEKLECEDELTGTEISCLRLKGQMIYLPEADSILFLCSPSVMNLDDLTRRGLYLSDIPLHDATRDLVLLGEQFREEYKLTQELEILTDRLQLTLRALEDEKKKTDTLLYSVLPPSVANELRHKRPVPAKRYDNVTILFSGIVGFNAFCSKHASGEGAMKIVNLLNDLYTRFDTLTDSRKNPFVYKVETVGDKYMTVSGLPEPCIHHARSICHLALDMMEIAGQVQVDGESVQITIGIHTGEVVTGVIGQRMPRYCLFGNTVNLTSRTETTGEKGKINVSEYTYRCLMTPENSDPQFHLEHRGPVSMKGKKEPMQVWFLSRKNTGTEETTRDED, encoded by the exons aaaagAGGCACAGTTAGATGAAGAAGGACAATTTCTTGTCAGAATAATATATGATGATTCTAAAACTTATGATTTGGTTGCTGCTGCAAGCAAAGTCCTCA ATCTCAATGCTGGGGAAATCCTCCAAATGTTCGGGAagatgttttttgtcttttgtcaaGAGTCTGGTTATGATACAATCTTGCGTGTCCTGGGATCTAATGTCAGAGAATTTCTACAG AACCTTGATGCTCTGCATGACCATCTCGCTACTATCTACCCAGGTATGCGTGCCCCTTCCTTTAGGTGCACCGATGCAGAAAAGGGCAAAGGACTCATTCTGCACTACTACTCAGAGAGAGAAGGTCTTCAGGATATTGTCATCGGAATCATCAAAACAGTAGCTCAGCAGATACATGGCACCGAAATAGACATGAAG GTTATtcagcaaagaaatgaagaatgtgaTCATACTCAgtttttaattgaagaaaaagAGTCAAAAGAAGAAGACTTCTATGAAGATCTTGATAGATTTGAAGAAAATGGTACCCAGGAATCACGCATCAGCCCCTATACCTTCTGCAAAGCTTTTCCTTTTCACATAATATTTGACCGGGACCTAGTGGTTACTCAGTGTGGCAATGCCATCTACAGAGTGCTTCCGCAG CTCCAGCCTGGGAACTGCAGCCTgttgtctgtcttctctctcgTTCGTCCTCATATTGACATTAGTTTCCATGGGATCCTTTCACACATCAATACGGTTTTCGTGCTGAGAAGTAAG GAAGGATTGTTGGATGTCGAGAAATTAGAATGTGAGGATGAGCTGACTGGGACTGAGATAAGCTGCTTACGTCTTAAGGGTCAAATGATCTACTTACCTGAAGCAGATAGCATACTTTTTCTGTGTTCACCAAg TGTGATGAATCTGGATGATCTGACACGGAGAGGTCTGTATCTGAGTGACATCCCTCTGCATGACGCCACGCGCGACCTCGTTCTTTTGGGAGAACAATTTAGGGAGGAATACAAACTGACCCAGGAACTGGAAATCCTCACAGACCGGCTACAGCTCACATTAAGAGCCttggaagatgaaaagaaaaagacagacac GTTGCTATATTCTGTCCTCCCTCCGTCTGTTGCCAATGAGCTGAGACACAAGCGTCCGGTGCCTGCCAAAAGATATGACAATGTGACCATCCTCTTCAGCGGCATTGTGGGCTTCAATGCTTTCTGTAGCAAGCACGCATCTGGAGAAGGGGCCATGAAGATTGTTAACCTCCTTAATGACCTCTACACCAGATTTGACACATTGACTGACTCTCGGAAAAATCCATTTGTTTATAAG GTCGAAACAGTTGGTGACAAGTATATGACCGTGAGTGGTTTACCAGAGCCATGCATCCACCATGCACGGTCCATCTGCCACCTGGCCTTGGACATGATGGAAATTGCTGGTCAGGTTCAAGTGGATGGTGAATCTGTTCAG ATAACAATAGGGATACACACGGGAGAGGTTGTTACCGGTGTGATAGGACAGAGGATGCCGCGGTACTGCCTTTTTGGAAACACCGTTAACCTCACAAGCAGAACAGAAACCACTGgcgaaaaaggaaaaataaatgtgtctgAATATACCTACAG ATGTCTTATGACACCTGAAAACTCAGATCCACAGTTCCATTTGGAGCACCGAGGCCCCGTGTCCATGAAGGGCAAAAAAGAGCCAATGCAAGTTTGGtttctttccagaaaaaataCGGGAACAGAG GAAACAACGCGGGATGAGGACTGA